The Moorena producens PAL-8-15-08-1 genomic interval CCCCAGTTACATAGGAAGCTGCTTCAGAAGCCAAGAAAATCACTGGCCCTACTAACTCCTCCGGTTTACCCCGTCGTTTCATCGGGATAACGGTGTTCAAGTGTTGCTGGTCTTCCTCTGGGGGGCGACGAAAGCTTTCAGTACCCTCCATGATATTGTCAATATAGCCCGGGCCAAACCCATTGACTCGGATATTGTACTCAGCCCACTCCAATGCTAGGGACTGCACTAGCAAATTTACCCCCCCTTTTGAGGCTGTATAAGCTGCTGATCCGGCAATTCCCACCACACCGGCGATGGAAGAGTTCATAATAATTGAACCACCAGTGCCTTGTTGGATCATTTGTTGAGCGGCGAGTTGAGCACATTGAAAATAGCCTTTAAGATTGGTGTTTATAATATCATCCCACTCCAGCTCCTCTAATGCAGCCGCTGGTTTGATGATATCAATGCCTGCATTACAGAGCATAATATCTAATCGCTGATAATGGGCAACGGTTTTCTTAATTAGGCGATCGCATTCTTGGCGCTTCCTCACATCCGTGGGAATGGCGATCACCTCCCCGCCAGCCTCCTGAATAGCTTTTACAGTGTTTTCGGAGTCTTTTGCCTTCATATCAGCGACAACGATTTTCGTTCCCAATGCTGCTAATTCTTGAGCCAACACACGACCAATACCTCGTGCAGAGCCTGTGATAATGGCGACTTTACCTGTTAAGTCAAAAAGGGATGATTTCACAATTGCTTTTCTTTCTTGAGCTATAGCACTAAACCTTCTCTAAATCATAGTAGATCTGAGTCTACTATGGGCAGGATACCCACCCCAATTTTAGAGGATATCTGAAAAGTTTTTTTATACTGAATTTTGCCCCCCTAGCCCCCCAACTTTGGGGGGAACAAGAGTCAATTGGCTTCTAAAAGTCCCTTCCGGTGCGCTTTCCAATGGGCGAGTAAATCGCCCTTGGGTCGCACCGCAAAATTGGGGGATTTAGGGGGCTTGGATGTAGCAAATGAGACTTCTCAGACAACCTCTTAGTCATTCCTTGATTCACAAATTATTAGCATTATCCAATGTTAGTTCATGGACATTCCAAAACGGACTTTGTAGAGCAGAGTGTTTCACTCCTTGAATTTGATCTCGCACTGCTACCATTGATAATGAGTTGACGAGATAAATAAATGGTAAATACTCCTGGCTAAGTTTTTGAGTGGTTGCATAAATCTGCTTACGCTTGGTTTCATCCCAAGTTGTGCTTCCTTCTAGATAGAGATCGGTAATTTTTTGCTCCCAACCAGGGACTAAACGTCCTGTTACTGGTGTTTGTTGGCCTTGTGGCTGGCGATTAAAAAAATGCCAATTACTCTCTGTAGACCAAAAGTTAATAGTATCATGGGGTTCTATTGCCATCGGAAAGCCGTTAAATATTTGGCACTCCCAATCCATCGTATTCATTAATTTGTCTACAACTAATGTTACCGCAATCGGATGTAAATTCACTTTAATTCCAATTTTATTTAAATCCTGCTGAATCAAGGGAGCCATATTCTGTAAAGTTCGATGAGCTACATTATAGGTAAGGGTAAATTCCACTCTATTGCTGGCTGAATCCAATAACTGACCTTGAGAATTATATTGAAACCCTGCCTGAATCAACAAGGCTTTTGCCTGATCAATATTATAGTCATAGACTGGCAAGCCTGCTTCCGGAGAAAGATAGTAAGGACTTTGCTCGGCAATGGGAGAATTTTGGAGTGCCCCTAACCCTTTAAATAGCGTGTTAAGTAGACGCTGGCGATTAATGCTATAAGCAATAGCCTGGCGGAATTCAACAGTATTAAACCAACGGGATTTAATCGGGTCTACTAGAGGTTTACCATGACGCTTTCCCGTATTTAAGTTAAACGTTATCACTGTTGTTGTTGTTTGCTTTCCTCCATTGTAAATCGTAAAATTACCTTTATTTTCCTCTTTTTTTAACAAATAAAAAGAATCGATATTGACTTTAATAAAATCTAGCACTCCAGCCCGAAATTGAATTAATGCTGTGTCATCATTAGAAACCGTTTGCTGAATAATTCGCTGAATATAAGGCTGAGGGTTACCCTGATCATCTTTACGCCAGTAGTGGGGATTTTTTCTAAAGGTTATTCGTTCGCCGGGAATATAGGATTCTAATTGATAAGGACCGTTACTAATAATTTGTTCTGGGGGTGTATCTGTACTCCAGGCAGAGAGAAATAAAAGCCTACCCCCAGGGTCTTTTTTGTGAATCAATGATTGCAAGACGTGGGCAGGTAATATTTCCATGCGAGTGATCCGCAAAAAGGGAGAAAAGGGTTCAGGTAGGGTAAACTCAACACGCCAATCATCCAGCTTCTTAACGGTGGGAAATTCCCGATTTTTACCAATTTTTAAAAAATCCCTAGCATAGGCATTAATTTCAGGATTTTTGTAAATATCATCATAGGTAAATACAACATCATTTGCTGTGAGGGGTTTGCCATCTGACCACTTTAGTCCTTTTCGGAGGGTAAACATAATTTTCCGTCGATCCCTAGAAAATTCCCAGGATTCAGCCAGTGCTGGTTCAATATCACCCCGCTCATTTTCTCGTACCAATCCTTCGTACAAGTAAGTTAAAATTCCCGCTCCTTCTTCCATGAGTTGAGGATTAAAGGTATTAGGTTCTACAGAACTACTAACAATGATTTGAGACCCTAGTGCTGGTTTGTGAAGCAAACGTGGTTGAAGACAACTAACCAGGGCAATTGCCAGGATAAAACAGATGAATATCCTATATCGATGATACCTATGTTGAGTTAGGGCAGTTAATCTTTTCATAACTATAACAATAGGAAACCCAAGGAGTATCTCACTTTTTGAGGTGGTTTAAACAGATCCTAATCTCAAGTCCATGATTACATTCGCCATCTCAGCAATCGTGGGATACTCAAATAGTGTGGCAATTGGAATCTCTACTGAATAGATGTCTTGAATTTTTGCCACCACTTGTAGGAGTTGGGTTGAATATCCTCCCAACTCAAAGAAGTTGTCGTTTGTACTAATTGTTTCGAGTCCTAATACCCCTTGCCATATCTTGAGTAAGGTAACTTCTGTAGGATTTGTCGGCTCTCCCCAAGGTTTAGATTCCAGGGATTCTTCAGTAGCAACTTTAGACTGGGGTATGGGTTCAGTTGTTTGTTCTATAAATGAGCGCAGTTGTACCAAAGTCCGATCCGGATCAGTCACGACAGATTCTAACAACACCTGGAATTGCTTAACCATTTTGGTAATGGTTGTAGCGGCAAACAAATCTGTTCGATAGAATAAACTGCCTTCAATTCCTGCGGAAGTTTCTGTCAGATATAGATTCAAATCAAATTCTGCAATATCTCGCCCATCACTTTTTTCCAGCTCTAAAGGTTGAACTGTTAGATTCGTTAAACTTAACTCTTGTTCTGGTAAATTGAGCAAGACAAACATGACTTGAGTCAGTAGGGTATAGTGACGATCTCGAACAGGTTGGAGTCCTTCCACCAGCTTAATAAAGGGCATCTCCTGATGGGCGTAGACGTCGATAACTCCCGAACGCACTTGACGCAGCAACGTTCGGAAACTGGGGTTTCCCTTAAAATGCGTTCGCAAGGGTAACAAGTGAACGAAAAAACCAATCGCTTCCCTAATTTCGGATTGCGTCCGGTTGGCAATGGGACTACTAACAATAATATCTTCCTGACCTGTATAGAAAAATAATAGGCTTTTGAAAGCTGCCAATACAGCCATGTACAAGGTAACGCCTTCGGTTTGACAGAGTCTCTTGAGCTTAGTGACCAAAGCTGATGAAAACTTCACCGTTTCCCCACTTCCGGTGAATGTGCGACGAGGCGGACGAGGATAGTCTGTGGGTAGTTGGATCACTGGTGGTGTCACACCGAGGTGCTGTTTCCAAAAAGTCAGTTGATCTGCCAACCCTTGCCCTTGTAGCCATTGTCGCTGCCAAGCTGCAAAATCAGCATACTGTAAGGGTAACTCTGATAAGGTCGAAGACTGACCTTCACAGAAAACAGTATAGAGAGTAGACAACTCTTGCAGCAAGATGCCAAATGACCAGCCATCAGCGACAATATGATGGGTCGCAATTAAAAATACATACTCTGTTTCATCCAGTTGCCAGAGTTGACTCCGCAGAAACGGCCCTTGGGTAAAATCAAAGGGGTGTTGAATGGCGGCATTAGCTTGTTGTTTGGCTTCAGGTTCCCGCTCCTGTGGCGGTAATTCTCGCAAATCGACAACTGAGAAACTATAGACTGGCTCTGGTGCGATCGCATAGATTACTTCCCCATTCACACAGGCAAAGCTACTCCGCAAGGTTTCATGCCGCCGGACAATTTCTCGTAGACTTTGCTCCAAGGCTGTGACATTGAGTCTTCCGGTGAGATGATAGACTAAGTGCAGATGGTAAAGTTGATTACCTGGATATAACTGCTCAAAAAACCAAAACTCTTGCTGTGTATAAGAAATTGGCTCCCTGCCTGATTGTACAGGTCTAGGTTGCAGCGGGGGTTTATCTAGATGGAGTGACTGATGACTTGCTGTTTCTAGGTGTTGGGCAATTTCCGCAATGGTTGGCGCTCCAAAGAAATCCTGTATTGATAATTCCCCTTGGAGTGCTTTCCGACTAAGAGCGATCGCCTCCATTGCCCGCAAGGAATGTCCTCCCAAGTCAAAGAAGTTGTCGTGAATCCCAACCCGTTCTAAACCGAGTACATCCTGCCAGATCCCTGCTAAAATCTCTTCTGTGGGGGTGCGCGGTGCCACAAAGGCTTGTCCCAGTGAAGGTCGCATTGTGGTGGGTTCCCTCAAGGCACGACGGTTAACCTTACCATTCGGTGTCAGCTCAAAAGACTCCATCTCCACAAAGACTGATGGCATCATATAATCAGGTAACTGGGCTTGCAGAAACCGCCGTAACGCTTCGACCGTTACCGTTTGTTTTTGTTGAGGAATAAAGTAAGCAACCAAATACTTTTCTCTGGCACTTTCTCCAAAAACCTGAGCCACAGCTTGACTGACTTGAGGATGTTTACTTAAAACCGCTTCGACTTCTCCGAGTTCAACCCGAAAACCTCGAACTTTAACTAGAGAATCAATTCGTCCTAAAAACTCAATGTTACCATCAGGTAAATAACGGGCTAAATCTCCTGTTTTATAAAGGCGAGAGTTGGCGTCCACACTGAAAGGATTAGCAATAAACTTCTCGGCTGTGATTTCGGGACGGTTGAAATAACCTCTCGCCAAACCGCCGCCACTAACGTAAAGTTCTCCGGGAATACCAATGGGAACGGGTTGCAGTTTGCTATCTAATATGTAAACGTTGACGTTAACAGCTGCTTTGCCTATGGGGGGATAGACTGGCCAGCTTTCTGGGCGATCGCTAAACCGATAGGCTGTCACCAAATCCGCTTCCGAAGGGCCATAAAAGTTGTAGAGGGTACAATGGGGCAAACCCTTGAACATTTCGACCATCGGTTGAGTAATTTGCAACTGTTCCCCGCAAGCAATTGCTTCTCGAAGATTAGCAAATAGATGGGTTTGTGTGCCGTATATTTCGGCAATTTGTTGCCATAATACAACCGGAAGAATAACCTTTGCGATGGGATGATTTGCTAAAAGCTGAATGAGTTTATCAATATCTTTGCGTTCGGCTTCTGAGGAAAGATACAGCGTCCCACCAAACGCCCAAGCTGCAACAATTTCGTGATAACTTACATCAAAACTGAGGGAAGCGAACTGCAAAACCCCAACACCTGTTGCCATTTCCCCTTGATGGTGTTCAATTAAGTTGATCAAGGAGCGATGAGGAACCGCAACACCTTTCGGGGTTCCCGTTGAGCCAGAGGTGTAGATAATATAGGCTAAATCTTCGGGTTTGACTCTACTATCAGGATTAAGATCAGATTGTGATCCAATTTTGTCCCATTCCTGATCTAAGGTGAGGAGATGACAGGGGTAATTTGCCTGAAAATTAACCGTTGACTGGGTTAACACCACAGGGGGTTGACTATCGGCTAGCATCAAAGCCAAACGTTCTGGGGGATAGTTAGGATCGAGGGGAACGCAAGTCCCCCCAGCTTTCAGGACAGCCAGGATGGCAATTGCCACTTCTAGAGAACGTTCGCAGCAAATGCCAACAGGGACATCCGGTTTCACCCCCAAATCTTGCAGATAATGGGCTAACTGATTGGCTTTTTGGTTTAATTGTTGATAAGTGAAGTATTGATCTGCATAAACGACAGCAGTGGCATGGGGATTGTGTTCTGCCTGTTGCTGGAATAGCTGATGAATGCAGCCTGTAATTGGTTGTGAACTCTCGGTTTGATTCCACTGCACTAAGAGCAATTGTTGCTCAGATTCAGTCAGAATCGGTAATTCTGTCGGGTTGACTGCTGGATCGGTCACCATTCCCACCAGCAACGTTTCTAGATGTCCCAACATTCGGTCAATGGTGTCTGCATCAAAGCGATCGCCATTGTATTTAATTCTTAAACTCAGCTGTTCCCCTGGAATTGCTACAATTGTGAGGGGATAGTTTGTCAGTCCGATATCTTGAAGATCGGTGATGTACAAATTATCCGGTAGTTTTCGCTCCGTAGTAGGATAGTTTTCAAACACAACAATACTGTCAAACAGTTGTTGTCCCGCAGGAATATCACTCCAACTTTGAATATCCACCAAGGGGGTATAGGAATACTGTTCCCGTTCGATATGCTGTTGTTGTAGCTCCTCAAGCCAAGACTGGGTATCGATTGTGTCGGAAATTGTTATCCGTGCAGGCAGAGTATTAATGAATAACCCCACCATCGATTCTACACCAGCTAATTCAGGAGGACGACCCGATACGGTCACCCCAAAAACCACATCTGACTCCCGACTATAGCGACTTAGTAGCAAAGCCCAAGCTGCTTGCACTAAAGTGGAAAGGGTGAGATGATTTTGTTGGGCAAAAGACTTTAAACGCGCGGTTGCTTCTGTTGAGAGATCGCGACGCCCCATTAAACAGGTTTGGGTCTGTAACCGTTGATCTTTGCTGTAATTATCAACGACTAAAGGCGTTGATGCGGTTACCCCTTCCAGGATTTTTCGCCAAAATGTCTCAGCTTCAGACAGGTCTTGTTGCTGTAACCAAGTAATATAATCCCGATAGGGGCGAGATGGAGTTAAGGATAAGGGGGAATTGTTCTTAATCGAATTATAAAATGCCCAGACATCTTTCAGTAAAGTTGGCCAACTCCAACCATCTAAAATAATGTGATGAAAACTCCATACAAATTCGTACTTTTCTTCGGCTACCTGCATCAGAGCACATCGCATTAAGGGTGCTTTACCAAGTTCAGCCCCTTGTTGTCGATCACTGTCTATAAAAGCATCCATCCTGGCTTTTTGGGCTTCAGGAGATAGGGTTTGCCAGTCATGATAACTCCAGGTTAGCTTGACTGTTTTACGTACAACTTGAACAGGCTGCTTACGGTTTTTCCAAACAAATAATGTTCGCAAAACTGGGTGTCGTTCTACAAGTCTCACCCAAGCCTGTTCAAAGACCTTCGGATTCATATTTCCGTGAATCGTAAACTTAAATTGGTCGAAATATAACCGATATTCAGGGTGATACAGTGTCTGAAATAATATCCCTTTTTGCGTTGATGAAAGGGGATACATTGCTTCAATATCTTTGGTTTTATTTGGTGTGACAACCATTTTATTATATTAAATAGTTTTATATTAAAAAGCAGTGACAGATAATCCCCCATCAACTGCTATTGAAATTCCGGTGATATAGCTAGCACATTCTGAAGCTAGAAATGCCACTAAACTACCAACTTCCATCGCCTCACCTCTACGACCCAAGGGAATTTTATTATCCATTCCTGCTTTAATTTCATCGGCAGTTTTATTACCAAGTTTAGAAAATAGTTCTAAATAGTCTTGATGTCTTGGTGTATCAATGATGCCAGGGTTTACACAATTCACGAGAATATTATATCCCGCTACTTGGTTAGCCACTGCTTTGGTAAAGTTGACTAATCCTGCATTAGCAACTC includes:
- a CDS encoding SDR family NAD(P)-dependent oxidoreductase; its protein translation is MKSSLFDLTGKVAIITGSARGIGRVLAQELAALGTKIVVADMKAKDSENTVKAIQEAGGEVIAIPTDVRKRQECDRLIKKTVAHYQRLDIMLCNAGIDIIKPAAALEELEWDDIINTNLKGYFQCAQLAAQQMIQQGTGGSIIMNSSIAGVVGIAGSAAYTASKGGVNLLVQSLALEWAEYNIRVNGFGPGYIDNIMEGTESFRRPPEEDQQHLNTVIPMKRRGKPEELVGPVIFLASEAASYVTGAILMVDGGYSAM
- a CDS encoding ABC transporter substrate-binding protein — encoded protein: MKRLTALTQHRYHRYRIFICFILAIALVSCLQPRLLHKPALGSQIIVSSSVEPNTFNPQLMEEGAGILTYLYEGLVRENERGDIEPALAESWEFSRDRRKIMFTLRKGLKWSDGKPLTANDVVFTYDDIYKNPEINAYARDFLKIGKNREFPTVKKLDDWRVEFTLPEPFSPFLRITRMEILPAHVLQSLIHKKDPGGRLLFLSAWSTDTPPEQIISNGPYQLESYIPGERITFRKNPHYWRKDDQGNPQPYIQRIIQQTVSNDDTALIQFRAGVLDFIKVNIDSFYLLKKEENKGNFTIYNGGKQTTTTVITFNLNTGKRHGKPLVDPIKSRWFNTVEFRQAIAYSINRQRLLNTLFKGLGALQNSPIAEQSPYYLSPEAGLPVYDYNIDQAKALLIQAGFQYNSQGQLLDSASNRVEFTLTYNVAHRTLQNMAPLIQQDLNKIGIKVNLHPIAVTLVVDKLMNTMDWECQIFNGFPMAIEPHDTINFWSTESNWHFFNRQPQGQQTPVTGRLVPGWEQKITDLYLEGSTTWDETKRKQIYATTQKLSQEYLPFIYLVNSLSMVAVRDQIQGVKHSALQSPFWNVHELTLDNANNL
- a CDS encoding non-ribosomal peptide synthetase, with amino-acid sequence MVVTPNKTKDIEAMYPLSSTQKGILFQTLYHPEYRLYFDQFKFTIHGNMNPKVFEQAWVRLVERHPVLRTLFVWKNRKQPVQVVRKTVKLTWSYHDWQTLSPEAQKARMDAFIDSDRQQGAELGKAPLMRCALMQVAEEKYEFVWSFHHIILDGWSWPTLLKDVWAFYNSIKNNSPLSLTPSRPYRDYITWLQQQDLSEAETFWRKILEGVTASTPLVVDNYSKDQRLQTQTCLMGRRDLSTEATARLKSFAQQNHLTLSTLVQAAWALLLSRYSRESDVVFGVTVSGRPPELAGVESMVGLFINTLPARITISDTIDTQSWLEELQQQHIEREQYSYTPLVDIQSWSDIPAGQQLFDSIVVFENYPTTERKLPDNLYITDLQDIGLTNYPLTIVAIPGEQLSLRIKYNGDRFDADTIDRMLGHLETLLVGMVTDPAVNPTELPILTESEQQLLLVQWNQTESSQPITGCIHQLFQQQAEHNPHATAVVYADQYFTYQQLNQKANQLAHYLQDLGVKPDVPVGICCERSLEVAIAILAVLKAGGTCVPLDPNYPPERLALMLADSQPPVVLTQSTVNFQANYPCHLLTLDQEWDKIGSQSDLNPDSRVKPEDLAYIIYTSGSTGTPKGVAVPHRSLINLIEHHQGEMATGVGVLQFASLSFDVSYHEIVAAWAFGGTLYLSSEAERKDIDKLIQLLANHPIAKVILPVVLWQQIAEIYGTQTHLFANLREAIACGEQLQITQPMVEMFKGLPHCTLYNFYGPSEADLVTAYRFSDRPESWPVYPPIGKAAVNVNVYILDSKLQPVPIGIPGELYVSGGGLARGYFNRPEITAEKFIANPFSVDANSRLYKTGDLARYLPDGNIEFLGRIDSLVKVRGFRVELGEVEAVLSKHPQVSQAVAQVFGESAREKYLVAYFIPQQKQTVTVEALRRFLQAQLPDYMMPSVFVEMESFELTPNGKVNRRALREPTTMRPSLGQAFVAPRTPTEEILAGIWQDVLGLERVGIHDNFFDLGGHSLRAMEAIALSRKALQGELSIQDFFGAPTIAEIAQHLETASHQSLHLDKPPLQPRPVQSGREPISYTQQEFWFFEQLYPGNQLYHLHLVYHLTGRLNVTALEQSLREIVRRHETLRSSFACVNGEVIYAIAPEPVYSFSVVDLRELPPQEREPEAKQQANAAIQHPFDFTQGPFLRSQLWQLDETEYVFLIATHHIVADGWSFGILLQELSTLYTVFCEGQSSTLSELPLQYADFAAWQRQWLQGQGLADQLTFWKQHLGVTPPVIQLPTDYPRPPRRTFTGSGETVKFSSALVTKLKRLCQTEGVTLYMAVLAAFKSLLFFYTGQEDIIVSSPIANRTQSEIREAIGFFVHLLPLRTHFKGNPSFRTLLRQVRSGVIDVYAHQEMPFIKLVEGLQPVRDRHYTLLTQVMFVLLNLPEQELSLTNLTVQPLELEKSDGRDIAEFDLNLYLTETSAGIEGSLFYRTDLFAATTITKMVKQFQVLLESVVTDPDRTLVQLRSFIEQTTEPIPQSKVATEESLESKPWGEPTNPTEVTLLKIWQGVLGLETISTNDNFFELGGYSTQLLQVVAKIQDIYSVEIPIATLFEYPTIAEMANVIMDLRLGSV